One genomic region from Coleofasciculus sp. FACHB-1120 encodes:
- a CDS encoding Uma2 family endonuclease — translation MQPTITNGVRWTTTDINLLPENEGTRYEIIDGELFMTRAPHWKHQRTCFNICREVDAWSVFSGLGQASITPGVLFSESDNVIPDVVWASNERLAVLLDEAGHLTGAPELVVEVLSPGVENERRDREAKLKLYASRGVQEYWIADWRLQQVEVYRRENATLRLVATLRTNDEINSPLLPDFTCPVSRFFV, via the coding sequence ATGCAGCCTACGATAACTAATGGAGTGCGTTGGACTACCACAGACATAAACCTCTTACCTGAAAACGAAGGCACACGCTATGAGATTATTGATGGAGAGTTGTTTATGACCAGAGCGCCTCACTGGAAGCATCAACGCACCTGCTTCAACATCTGTCGAGAAGTTGATGCTTGGTCTGTGTTTAGTGGTTTAGGGCAAGCAAGCATCACTCCGGGCGTGCTATTCAGCGAATCAGATAACGTCATACCAGATGTGGTATGGGCTAGCAACGAAAGACTAGCTGTGTTGCTAGACGAGGCGGGACATCTGACTGGCGCACCAGAATTAGTGGTGGAGGTGTTATCACCTGGTGTGGAGAATGAACGCCGAGATAGAGAAGCTAAACTCAAGCTTTACGCATCGCGGGGAGTCCAAGAGTATTGGATTGCTGATTGGCGCTTGCAACAAGTTGAAGTCTACCGCCGCGAAAATGCCACGCTGAGATTAGTTGCAACGCTGCGAACTAATGATGAAATTAATTCTCCTCTGTTGCCAGATTTTACCTGTCCTGTGTCTCGGTTTTTTGTGTAG
- the nirD gene encoding nitrite reductase small subunit NirD: MVQALPIRQTIATWVDICPLSAIAPNTGVCALVEDKQVAIFRVGQETDVFALGNYDPFSKAFVLSRGIVGDRNGIPKVASPIYKQNFNLLTGECLDDETVSVPTFPVRVVEDKVQVAISE, translated from the coding sequence ATGGTTCAAGCATTACCGATTCGTCAGACAATTGCTACATGGGTTGATATCTGTCCACTGTCAGCGATCGCTCCTAACACAGGAGTTTGTGCTTTAGTTGAAGATAAACAGGTGGCGATTTTCCGCGTGGGACAAGAAACTGATGTATTTGCTTTAGGCAATTACGATCCTTTTAGCAAAGCGTTTGTCTTGTCGCGGGGAATTGTAGGCGATCGCAATGGCATTCCCAAAGTTGCATCCCCCATCTACAAGCAAAATTTTAACTTGCTTACCGGAGAATGTTTAGACGACGAAACCGTAAGCGTTCCTACTTTTCCTGTAAGAGTGGTGGAAGATAAAGTGCAGGTAGCTATTAGCGAATAA
- the nirB gene encoding nitrite reductase large subunit NirB: MTGKKNLIVIGNGMVGHKFLELMIAKGAAQEWNLIAFCEEPRVAYDRVNLSGFFSGKTAADLSLVQPGLYQENGIEIHIGDKAVAINRGEKTVTSANGITIAYDKVVLATGSYPFVPPIKGNDAKGNFVYRTIDDLEAMLAYAKSCQTGVVIGGGLLGLECANALKNMGLKTHVVEFAPRLMPLQIDDIGGTILRNKIEELGVSIHTNKSTTEIVSIDGKVAKMTFADGEELETDMIVFSAGIRPRDEIARGCGLAVGDRGGIIINDSCQTSDPNIYAIGECALYQNRIYGLVAPGYTMASVAADILSKTATSSFIGADMSTKLKLLGVDVASFGDAFAKSPGAKEIAITDTIQGVYKKLVLNEDGSHLLGGILVGDASAYGTLLQFVQNAIALPPHPEDLLMPPREGQTAKVGMGVESLPDTAQICSCNNVSKEQICTAIQEGKLTDIASVKKCTQAGTGCGGCVPLVTDILKAEMKKAGIEVKNHLCEHFAYSRQELYHLVRSQKILTFEDLIQKHGKGKGCEICKPAVASILASTWNEYILEMPHVGLQDTNDYYLANIQKDGTYSVIPRVPGGELTPDQLIVLGLVAKDFGLYTKITGGQRIDLLGARVDQLPQIWQRLIDAGFESGHAYGKALRTVKSCVGSTWCRFGVQDSTSLAIEIELRYRGLRSPHKLKSAVSGCTRECAEAQSKDFGIIATENGWNLYVCGNGGMKPQHAVLLATDIDKETLIKYLDRFLMFYIRTANRLERTATWFNKLEGGIEYLKQVIVEDSLGIGAELELEMQHLVNTYQCEWKATIEDPEKVKRFRHFVNSDQPDPSLIYVKERGQKHPAYDHEKVLVGISE; the protein is encoded by the coding sequence ATGACAGGCAAAAAGAATCTTATTGTTATCGGCAACGGTATGGTAGGACACAAGTTTCTAGAACTGATGATCGCCAAAGGAGCGGCACAGGAATGGAATTTGATCGCATTTTGCGAAGAGCCTCGCGTTGCTTACGATCGGGTTAATTTGAGTGGCTTCTTTTCAGGCAAGACTGCGGCAGATTTATCATTAGTTCAACCGGGTTTGTACCAAGAAAATGGAATTGAAATCCATATTGGTGATAAGGCAGTTGCGATTAATCGGGGAGAAAAAACAGTTACATCAGCGAATGGGATAACAATTGCTTATGACAAAGTTGTTTTAGCAACGGGTTCTTATCCTTTTGTGCCGCCAATCAAAGGAAATGATGCTAAAGGAAATTTTGTCTACCGGACAATCGATGACCTTGAGGCAATGTTGGCATACGCGAAGAGTTGCCAAACTGGTGTCGTCATTGGGGGTGGTTTATTAGGTTTGGAATGTGCGAATGCTCTCAAAAATATGGGCTTAAAAACCCATGTTGTTGAGTTTGCACCCAGATTAATGCCGCTGCAAATTGATGATATTGGTGGCACCATTCTTCGCAACAAGATAGAAGAACTTGGGGTTTCAATTCATACCAATAAATCCACAACCGAAATTGTCAGCATTGATGGCAAGGTTGCCAAAATGACTTTTGCTGACGGTGAAGAGTTAGAGACAGATATGATTGTCTTTTCTGCGGGAATCCGCCCTCGCGATGAAATCGCGAGAGGATGTGGATTAGCAGTAGGCGATCGCGGCGGTATCATTATCAACGATTCTTGCCAAACTTCCGATCCAAATATTTATGCTATTGGAGAATGCGCCCTCTATCAAAATCGAATTTACGGCTTAGTCGCTCCTGGCTATACAATGGCAAGCGTAGCGGCAGATATTCTGAGCAAAACGGCGACGAGCAGCTTTATCGGCGCGGATATGTCCACCAAACTCAAACTGTTGGGAGTGGATGTTGCCAGTTTCGGGGATGCCTTTGCCAAATCTCCCGGCGCTAAAGAAATTGCCATTACTGATACTATCCAGGGTGTTTACAAAAAACTGGTTTTAAATGAAGATGGGAGCCATCTTTTAGGTGGAATCCTGGTAGGAGATGCTTCAGCTTACGGTACGCTGCTGCAATTTGTGCAGAATGCGATCGCGCTCCCGCCTCATCCAGAAGATTTGCTCATGCCACCCCGCGAAGGTCAGACGGCTAAAGTAGGCATGGGTGTGGAAAGTTTACCAGATACTGCCCAAATTTGTTCTTGCAATAATGTCAGCAAAGAGCAAATTTGTACTGCTATCCAAGAAGGAAAACTCACTGATATTGCCAGTGTCAAGAAATGCACTCAAGCCGGGACAGGTTGCGGCGGTTGCGTGCCACTGGTGACGGATATCCTCAAAGCTGAAATGAAGAAAGCGGGGATAGAAGTAAAAAATCATCTCTGCGAACACTTCGCCTATTCCCGTCAGGAACTTTATCACTTGGTGCGTTCTCAAAAAATCCTGACTTTTGAAGATTTAATTCAAAAACATGGGAAAGGTAAAGGTTGTGAGATTTGTAAGCCTGCGGTCGCCTCTATTCTCGCTTCTACTTGGAACGAGTATATTTTGGAAATGCCTCACGTCGGTTTGCAGGATACCAATGATTATTACTTGGCAAATATTCAGAAGGATGGAACTTATTCAGTAATCCCCAGAGTTCCCGGTGGTGAACTAACACCAGATCAGCTGATTGTGTTGGGACTCGTTGCTAAAGATTTTGGTCTTTACACCAAAATTACAGGTGGACAGCGGATCGATTTATTAGGTGCGAGGGTAGATCAATTACCCCAAATTTGGCAACGACTGATAGATGCTGGATTTGAATCGGGACACGCTTATGGAAAGGCACTTCGCACAGTCAAATCTTGTGTAGGTAGCACTTGGTGTCGCTTTGGAGTGCAGGATTCAACCAGTTTGGCGATTGAGATCGAACTGCGATATCGAGGCTTGCGATCGCCTCACAAATTAAAATCAGCTGTATCCGGTTGTACCCGCGAGTGTGCCGAAGCTCAAAGCAAGGATTTTGGCATTATCGCAACTGAAAATGGCTGGAATTTGTATGTATGTGGCAATGGTGGAATGAAGCCACAACACGCCGTTTTGTTAGCAACAGATATTGACAAGGAAACACTGATTAAATATTTGGATCGGTTCTTGATGTTCTATATTCGCACCGCGAATCGATTAGAACGCACGGCAACTTGGTTCAATAAACTGGAAGGGGGCATTGAATACTTGAAACAGGTCATTGTTGAAGATTCCCTAGGGATTGGTGCTGAATTGGAATTAGAAATGCAGCACCTTGTCAATACCTATCAATGTGAGTGGAAAGCCACAATTGAAGACCCAGAAAAAGTGAAGCGATTCCGTCATTTTGTTAATTCCGACCAGCCCGATCCCAGTTTAATTTATGTAAAGGAACGGGGGCAAAAACATCCAGCTTATGACCATGAGAAGGTTTTGGTTGGTATTTCCGAATAG
- the hetR gene encoding heterocyst differentiation master regulator HetR, which yields MSNDLDLIKILSPGAMDQIMFYLAFSAMRTGGHRHGAFLDAAATAAKCAIYMTYLEQGQNIRMTGHLHHIEPKRVKVIVEEVRQALTEGKLLKMLGSQEPRYLIQFPYVWMEQFPWQPGRSRIYSTNLTADEKRYLEEKLPNNLPDAQLINAFQFLELIEFLHSRSQEDLPEERRIPLSEAFAEHIKRRLIYSGTVTRIDSPWGLPFYALTRASYSPAEDEERTYIMIEDTARYFRLMKDWADRQRNVMRILEELDIPADQIESAMQELDTIIRDWADKHHRADGLPILLQMVFGPKEE from the coding sequence ATGAGCAATGACCTGGATCTGATCAAAATCCTCAGCCCCGGTGCGATGGATCAGATCATGTTTTATCTGGCCTTCAGTGCAATGAGAACTGGCGGGCACCGGCACGGGGCATTCCTGGATGCTGCTGCCACGGCGGCAAAGTGTGCGATTTACATGACTTATTTGGAGCAGGGTCAAAATATCCGGATGACGGGACACCTGCACCATATTGAGCCAAAGCGAGTCAAAGTCATCGTAGAGGAAGTTCGCCAAGCGCTGACTGAAGGAAAACTGCTGAAGATGCTGGGTTCCCAAGAACCTCGGTATTTAATTCAGTTTCCCTATGTTTGGATGGAGCAATTTCCGTGGCAACCAGGGCGATCGCGCATCTATAGCACCAACCTTACCGCTGACGAAAAGCGATACCTTGAGGAAAAACTGCCAAATAATCTGCCGGATGCCCAGCTAATCAACGCCTTTCAGTTTCTGGAATTAATTGAATTTCTCCACAGCCGATCTCAGGAAGACTTGCCCGAAGAACGTCGCATCCCTTTGAGTGAAGCTTTTGCCGAACATATCAAGCGGCGCTTAATCTATTCCGGCACGGTGACACGGATTGATTCTCCTTGGGGATTGCCTTTCTATGCCCTCACCCGCGCTTCCTACTCACCCGCTGAGGACGAAGAACGTACCTATATCATGATTGAGGATACCGCTCGGTACTTCCGACTCATGAAAGATTGGGCAGACCGACAGAGAAATGTGATGCGGATACTAGAGGAACTAGATATTCCAGCGGATCAAATTGAGTCAGCTATGCAAGAACTGGATACGATCATTCGAGATTGGGCAGATAAACATCACCGCGCCGACGGTCTGCCAATACTTCTACAAATGGTTTTTGGCCCCAAAGAAGAATAA